Proteins encoded in a region of the Xylocopa sonorina isolate GNS202 chromosome 11, iyXylSono1_principal, whole genome shotgun sequence genome:
- the LOC143428717 gene encoding MAP kinase-activated protein kinase 2-like isoform X2: MPKSATKWTFWRKCKRPVGEENEENKKGKRKRGAETEIAVPTKGKEVSAVETKRKTMEHTLTRCDSRLPKVTPITDDYEISNHVLGLGINGKVVQCYDKNTREKYALKVLYDCVKARREVELHWRASNCKHIVQVKDVYENTYSGNKCLLVVMECMEGGELFERIQDRQDGAFTEREAAQIMYEICVAVKHLHDMNIAHRDLKPENLLYSKPDNTGILKLTDFGFAKETHSKDTLQTPCYTPYYVAPEVLGPEKYDKSCDIWSLGVIMYILLCGFPPFYSNHGLAISPGMKRRIRLGQYEFPAPEWSNVSTEAKNLIKGMLCTDPAQRLQIDEVMRNKWIAQYTEVPPTPLHTGRVLREGEELWPEVQEEMTRSLATMRVDYDTASLKQLDHTNNALLNKRRRAKQANPVPPKPTANPTPAS; encoded by the exons ATGCCGAAATCGGCAACCAAGTGGACATTTTGGAG AAAGTGCAAGAGGCCCGTCGGCGAGGAGAACGAGGAGAATAAGAAAGGAAAACGGAAACGAGGAGCGGAAACGGAGATCGCGGTGCCGACGAAAGGGAAGGAGGTTTCGGCTGTGGAAACTAAACGGAAAACCATGGAACATACGCTTACGAGATGTGACTCCCGTTTACCAAAAGTCACACCGATCACCGACGACTACGAGATTAGTAATCATGTGCTTGGTCTTGGCATAAACGGAAAAGTTGTTCAATGTTATGATAAAAACACCAGGGAAAAATATGCGCTCAAG GTACTGTACGATTGCGTTAAAGCACGGCGAGAAGTTGAATTGCATTGGAGAGCATCAAATTGTAAGCACATAGTGCAAGTCAAAGATGTATACGAAAACACCTATAGTGGAAATAAATGTTTATTGGTCGTTATGGAATG TATGGAAGGAGGGGAACTGTTCGAGAGAATACAAGATAGGCAGGACGGTGCTTTCACAGAAAGAG AAGCTGCACAAATAATGTATGAAATTTGTGTTGCTGTAAAGCACCTGCATGATATGAATATTGCACACAGGGATCTCAAGCCAGAAAATCTATTATATTCCAAACCTG ACAATACTGGAATACTAAAACTGACTGATTTCGGATTTGCGAAAGAAACGCATTCGAAAGATACGCTACAAACCCCATGCTACACACCATACTATGTTG CTCCAGAAGTTTTGGGACCAGAAAAATATGATAAAAGCTGTGATATTTGGTCACTTGGAGTTATAATGTATATATT ATTATGTGGTTTCCCGCCCTTTTATAGTAATCATGGTTTAGCAATTTCACCAGGAATGAAGAGAAGAATTCGATTAGGCCAATATGAATTTCCAGCCCCTGAATGGTCTAATGTGAGTACGGAGGCGAAAAATCTTATCAAGGGTATGTTGTGTACAGATCCAGCTCAAAGATTGCAGATTGACGAAGTAATGCGCAACAAGTGGATAGCT CAATACACAGAAGTACCCCCCACGCCTTTACATACCGGACGTGTACTCCGAGAAGGTGAAGAACTCTGGCCGGAAGTTCAGGAAGAAATGACACGGTCGTTAGCTACGATGCGTGTTGATTACGATACGGCCAGTTTGAAACAATTAGATCACACGAACAATGCGTTGTTAAATAAACGTAGACGAGCCAAACAGGCAAATCCTGTACCTCCGAAACCGACAGCTAATCCTACGCCAGCATCCTAG
- the LOC143428717 gene encoding MAP kinase-activated protein kinase 2-like isoform X3, with protein sequence MKCFNLFCILLLKCKRPVGEENEENKKGKRKRGAETEIAVPTKGKEVSAVETKRKTMEHTLTRCDSRLPKVTPITDDYEISNHVLGLGINGKVVQCYDKNTREKYALKVLYDCVKARREVELHWRASNCKHIVQVKDVYENTYSGNKCLLVVMECMEGGELFERIQDRQDGAFTEREAAQIMYEICVAVKHLHDMNIAHRDLKPENLLYSKPDNTGILKLTDFGFAKETHSKDTLQTPCYTPYYVAPEVLGPEKYDKSCDIWSLGVIMYILLCGFPPFYSNHGLAISPGMKRRIRLGQYEFPAPEWSNVSTEAKNLIKGMLCTDPAQRLQIDEVMRNKWIAQYTEVPPTPLHTGRVLREGEELWPEVQEEMTRSLATMRVDYDTASLKQLDHTNNALLNKRRRAKQANPVPPKPTANPTPAS encoded by the exons ATGAAGTGTTTCAATTTATTCTGTATTCTTCTACT AAAGTGCAAGAGGCCCGTCGGCGAGGAGAACGAGGAGAATAAGAAAGGAAAACGGAAACGAGGAGCGGAAACGGAGATCGCGGTGCCGACGAAAGGGAAGGAGGTTTCGGCTGTGGAAACTAAACGGAAAACCATGGAACATACGCTTACGAGATGTGACTCCCGTTTACCAAAAGTCACACCGATCACCGACGACTACGAGATTAGTAATCATGTGCTTGGTCTTGGCATAAACGGAAAAGTTGTTCAATGTTATGATAAAAACACCAGGGAAAAATATGCGCTCAAG GTACTGTACGATTGCGTTAAAGCACGGCGAGAAGTTGAATTGCATTGGAGAGCATCAAATTGTAAGCACATAGTGCAAGTCAAAGATGTATACGAAAACACCTATAGTGGAAATAAATGTTTATTGGTCGTTATGGAATG TATGGAAGGAGGGGAACTGTTCGAGAGAATACAAGATAGGCAGGACGGTGCTTTCACAGAAAGAG AAGCTGCACAAATAATGTATGAAATTTGTGTTGCTGTAAAGCACCTGCATGATATGAATATTGCACACAGGGATCTCAAGCCAGAAAATCTATTATATTCCAAACCTG ACAATACTGGAATACTAAAACTGACTGATTTCGGATTTGCGAAAGAAACGCATTCGAAAGATACGCTACAAACCCCATGCTACACACCATACTATGTTG CTCCAGAAGTTTTGGGACCAGAAAAATATGATAAAAGCTGTGATATTTGGTCACTTGGAGTTATAATGTATATATT ATTATGTGGTTTCCCGCCCTTTTATAGTAATCATGGTTTAGCAATTTCACCAGGAATGAAGAGAAGAATTCGATTAGGCCAATATGAATTTCCAGCCCCTGAATGGTCTAATGTGAGTACGGAGGCGAAAAATCTTATCAAGGGTATGTTGTGTACAGATCCAGCTCAAAGATTGCAGATTGACGAAGTAATGCGCAACAAGTGGATAGCT CAATACACAGAAGTACCCCCCACGCCTTTACATACCGGACGTGTACTCCGAGAAGGTGAAGAACTCTGGCCGGAAGTTCAGGAAGAAATGACACGGTCGTTAGCTACGATGCGTGTTGATTACGATACGGCCAGTTTGAAACAATTAGATCACACGAACAATGCGTTGTTAAATAAACGTAGACGAGCCAAACAGGCAAATCCTGTACCTCCGAAACCGACAGCTAATCCTACGCCAGCATCCTAG
- the LOC143428717 gene encoding MAP kinase-activated protein kinase 2-like isoform X1, giving the protein MKCFNLFCILLLLVKCKRPVGEENEENKKGKRKRGAETEIAVPTKGKEVSAVETKRKTMEHTLTRCDSRLPKVTPITDDYEISNHVLGLGINGKVVQCYDKNTREKYALKVLYDCVKARREVELHWRASNCKHIVQVKDVYENTYSGNKCLLVVMECMEGGELFERIQDRQDGAFTEREAAQIMYEICVAVKHLHDMNIAHRDLKPENLLYSKPDNTGILKLTDFGFAKETHSKDTLQTPCYTPYYVAPEVLGPEKYDKSCDIWSLGVIMYILLCGFPPFYSNHGLAISPGMKRRIRLGQYEFPAPEWSNVSTEAKNLIKGMLCTDPAQRLQIDEVMRNKWIAQYTEVPPTPLHTGRVLREGEELWPEVQEEMTRSLATMRVDYDTASLKQLDHTNNALLNKRRRAKQANPVPPKPTANPTPAS; this is encoded by the exons ATGAAGTGTTTCAATTTATTCTGTATTCTTCTACTGTTGGT AAAGTGCAAGAGGCCCGTCGGCGAGGAGAACGAGGAGAATAAGAAAGGAAAACGGAAACGAGGAGCGGAAACGGAGATCGCGGTGCCGACGAAAGGGAAGGAGGTTTCGGCTGTGGAAACTAAACGGAAAACCATGGAACATACGCTTACGAGATGTGACTCCCGTTTACCAAAAGTCACACCGATCACCGACGACTACGAGATTAGTAATCATGTGCTTGGTCTTGGCATAAACGGAAAAGTTGTTCAATGTTATGATAAAAACACCAGGGAAAAATATGCGCTCAAG GTACTGTACGATTGCGTTAAAGCACGGCGAGAAGTTGAATTGCATTGGAGAGCATCAAATTGTAAGCACATAGTGCAAGTCAAAGATGTATACGAAAACACCTATAGTGGAAATAAATGTTTATTGGTCGTTATGGAATG TATGGAAGGAGGGGAACTGTTCGAGAGAATACAAGATAGGCAGGACGGTGCTTTCACAGAAAGAG AAGCTGCACAAATAATGTATGAAATTTGTGTTGCTGTAAAGCACCTGCATGATATGAATATTGCACACAGGGATCTCAAGCCAGAAAATCTATTATATTCCAAACCTG ACAATACTGGAATACTAAAACTGACTGATTTCGGATTTGCGAAAGAAACGCATTCGAAAGATACGCTACAAACCCCATGCTACACACCATACTATGTTG CTCCAGAAGTTTTGGGACCAGAAAAATATGATAAAAGCTGTGATATTTGGTCACTTGGAGTTATAATGTATATATT ATTATGTGGTTTCCCGCCCTTTTATAGTAATCATGGTTTAGCAATTTCACCAGGAATGAAGAGAAGAATTCGATTAGGCCAATATGAATTTCCAGCCCCTGAATGGTCTAATGTGAGTACGGAGGCGAAAAATCTTATCAAGGGTATGTTGTGTACAGATCCAGCTCAAAGATTGCAGATTGACGAAGTAATGCGCAACAAGTGGATAGCT CAATACACAGAAGTACCCCCCACGCCTTTACATACCGGACGTGTACTCCGAGAAGGTGAAGAACTCTGGCCGGAAGTTCAGGAAGAAATGACACGGTCGTTAGCTACGATGCGTGTTGATTACGATACGGCCAGTTTGAAACAATTAGATCACACGAACAATGCGTTGTTAAATAAACGTAGACGAGCCAAACAGGCAAATCCTGTACCTCCGAAACCGACAGCTAATCCTACGCCAGCATCCTAG
- the LOC143428717 gene encoding MAP kinase-activated protein kinase 2-like isoform X4 translates to MEHTLTRCDSRLPKVTPITDDYEISNHVLGLGINGKVVQCYDKNTREKYALKVLYDCVKARREVELHWRASNCKHIVQVKDVYENTYSGNKCLLVVMECMEGGELFERIQDRQDGAFTEREAAQIMYEICVAVKHLHDMNIAHRDLKPENLLYSKPDNTGILKLTDFGFAKETHSKDTLQTPCYTPYYVAPEVLGPEKYDKSCDIWSLGVIMYILLCGFPPFYSNHGLAISPGMKRRIRLGQYEFPAPEWSNVSTEAKNLIKGMLCTDPAQRLQIDEVMRNKWIAQYTEVPPTPLHTGRVLREGEELWPEVQEEMTRSLATMRVDYDTASLKQLDHTNNALLNKRRRAKQANPVPPKPTANPTPAS, encoded by the exons ATGGAACATACGCTTACGAGATGTGACTCCCGTTTACCAAAAGTCACACCGATCACCGACGACTACGAGATTAGTAATCATGTGCTTGGTCTTGGCATAAACGGAAAAGTTGTTCAATGTTATGATAAAAACACCAGGGAAAAATATGCGCTCAAG GTACTGTACGATTGCGTTAAAGCACGGCGAGAAGTTGAATTGCATTGGAGAGCATCAAATTGTAAGCACATAGTGCAAGTCAAAGATGTATACGAAAACACCTATAGTGGAAATAAATGTTTATTGGTCGTTATGGAATG TATGGAAGGAGGGGAACTGTTCGAGAGAATACAAGATAGGCAGGACGGTGCTTTCACAGAAAGAG AAGCTGCACAAATAATGTATGAAATTTGTGTTGCTGTAAAGCACCTGCATGATATGAATATTGCACACAGGGATCTCAAGCCAGAAAATCTATTATATTCCAAACCTG ACAATACTGGAATACTAAAACTGACTGATTTCGGATTTGCGAAAGAAACGCATTCGAAAGATACGCTACAAACCCCATGCTACACACCATACTATGTTG CTCCAGAAGTTTTGGGACCAGAAAAATATGATAAAAGCTGTGATATTTGGTCACTTGGAGTTATAATGTATATATT ATTATGTGGTTTCCCGCCCTTTTATAGTAATCATGGTTTAGCAATTTCACCAGGAATGAAGAGAAGAATTCGATTAGGCCAATATGAATTTCCAGCCCCTGAATGGTCTAATGTGAGTACGGAGGCGAAAAATCTTATCAAGGGTATGTTGTGTACAGATCCAGCTCAAAGATTGCAGATTGACGAAGTAATGCGCAACAAGTGGATAGCT CAATACACAGAAGTACCCCCCACGCCTTTACATACCGGACGTGTACTCCGAGAAGGTGAAGAACTCTGGCCGGAAGTTCAGGAAGAAATGACACGGTCGTTAGCTACGATGCGTGTTGATTACGATACGGCCAGTTTGAAACAATTAGATCACACGAACAATGCGTTGTTAAATAAACGTAGACGAGCCAAACAGGCAAATCCTGTACCTCCGAAACCGACAGCTAATCCTACGCCAGCATCCTAG
- the Edc3 gene encoding enhancer of mRNA-decapping protein 3, with product MIRMSQQFVGCTVSVKCFPEIGTYQGQILDFNKDCIILSKAFCNGVPHTSSVVVLSANDILNVEFISINETESSTNDNNQAQNKITVKRPIAKRAGRSFSESVSSSVQSSSSQTHPNLRKTDTSSQCTIEQPANGKVPLAECASKPVQKRLSHRQRVLERDEHTFGTPIDQSLNQDFDFEKNLALFDKEAVWQEINSLKPDIIRQSENNKGASGRYRHDENVIVSEPTVFRQIVISCGASEKEYVTDNGLIIPSITLNLHRQLIGAADRLGISWERRVELLGRAGAEIILQLLGGSRRLNPNNAHQWPTVVALCGPHRSGAAGVNCARQLSSHGVKTILFVENSEDVFLLQELSLYKLTGNKVETKVKNLPSVVDLILVALCDENSPKTIAPIARWANSNRAPILAIEPPAAGTPGILSKFSLVGGLPLSHSVDNGRLYLCNLALPNKVYADVGITYRSPFGPKFVIPLHSNNS from the exons ATGATCAGGATGTCACAACAATTTGTGGGTTGTACAGTTTCTGTAAAGTGTTTCCCAGAAATTGGAACTTATCAAGGACAAATACTCGATTTCAATAAAGATTGCATTATACTTTCAAAAGCTTTTTGCAACGGTGTACCTCACACTTCATCTGTAGTTGTTTTAAG TGCAAACGACATACTCAATGTGGAATTTATATCGATTAATGAAACAGAATCCAGTACCAATGATAACAATCAAGCGCAGAACAAAATAACTGTAAAAAGACCTATTGCAAAAAGAGCTGGCAGATCTTTCTCCGAAAGTGTTTCATCCTCTGTTCAATCTTCATCGTCACAAACGCATCCTAATTTAAGAAAAACTGATACCAGTTCTCAATGCACTATAGAACAGCCTGCAAATGGAAAAGTTCCACTTG CTGAGTGTGCCAGTAAACCTGTACAAAAACGATTAAGTCATAGGCAGAGAGTTTTGGAACGCGATGAACACACATTTGGTACTCCAATTGATCAATCTTTGAATCAAGATTTCGATTTTGAAAAAAATTTAGCTTTGTTCGATAAAGAG GCTGTATGGCAAGAAATAAATTCTCTGAAACCAGATATTATAAGGCAATCAGAGAATAATAAGGGAGCCAGTGGAAGATACAGGCACGATGAAAATGTTATTGTTTCTGAACCTACAGTCTTTAGACAGATAGTGATATCCTGTGGGGCTAGTGAAAAAGAATATGTGACAGACAATGGTTTAATAATTCCTAGTATAACTCTTAATCTTCATCGTCAATTAATTGGAGCAGCAGATCGACTGGGAATTAGTTGGGAACGTCGG GTGGAACTTCTTGGTCGTGCTGGCGCAGAGATCATATTACAATTATTGGGTGGTAGTCGTCGACTTAATCCAAACAATGCACACCAATGGCCGACGGTTGTTGCACTTTGCGGACCTCACCGTTCTGGTGCTGCAGGTGTTAACTGTGCCAGACAATTATCCAGTCACGGTGTTAAGACAATATTATTTGTTGAAAATTCCGAGGATGTTTTCCTTTTACAAGAGTTGTCTTTGTATAAACTAACAGGAAACAAGGTAGAGACTAAAGTAAAGAATTTGCCATCGGTAGTCGATTTGATACTTGTTGCACTTTGCGATGAAAATTCTCCGAAAACGATCGCACCTATAGCAAGGTGGGCAAATAGTAACAGAGCACCTATTTTAGCTATTGAGCCACCAGCTGCAGGAACACCCGGTATTCTTAGCAAATTTAGTTTAGTTGGGGGATTACCATTGTCTCATAGCGTTGACAATGGCAGATTATATTTATGTAATCTTGCACTGCCAAACAAAGTATATGCAGATGTCGGTATAACATACAGGTCTCCTTTTGGACCAAAATTCGTCATTCCTTTGCATTCCAATAATTCTTAG
- the LOC143428791 gene encoding uncharacterized protein LOC143428791 isoform X3 — protein MENIVGERIHSTIKKLCETIEKTCKLNSDNVAILKTNQKQLEKAYCKGARPHLESIKNVVDKYITVPNNVLLEEDKYQRTQYSDTEFESIKQKLEDLQQRAKKATILNYVLQEELEVLEQYPTIQENVDKMCNTIKNGLTCSDINEKIYQLVDDYKSFSTSIFDTTERTEKMKYNTVDNPKCIDIDLSTL, from the exons A TGGAAAATATTGTGGGTGAAAGGATTCATAGCACAATTAAAAAGTTATGCGAAACAATTGAAAAGACatgcaaattaaattccgacAATGTAGCCATACTTAAGACAAATCAAAAGCAGTTAGAAAAAGCGTATTGTAAAGGAGCAAGACCACATTTAGAAAGTATTAAG AATGTTGTTGATAAGTACATTACGGTGCCTAACAATGTTTTATTGGAAGAGGATAAATATCAAAGGACACAGTATAGTGACACAGAATTTGAaagtataaaacaaaaattagaAGACTTGCAACAAAGAGCAAAGAAA GCTACTATTTTAAACTACGTACTACAAGAGGAATTGGAAGTTTTAGAACAATATCCTACTATTCAAGAAAATGTTGATAAAATGTGTAATACGATAAAAAATGGTTTAACGTGTTCTGATATAAATGAGAAGATATATCAATTAGTGGATGATTATAAATCGTTTTCTACAAGTATATTTGATACAACAGAAAGGACAGAAAAGATGAAGTACAATACAGTAGATAATCCAAAGTGCATAGATATTGATTTAAGTACTTTATAA
- the LOC143428791 gene encoding uncharacterized protein LOC143428791 isoform X1: MASSESRKRKLEEYEMQLFSFHSRAVYNTLENIVGERIHSTIKKLCETIEKTCKLNSDNVAILKTNQKQLEKAYCKGARPHLESIKNVVDKYITVPNNVLLEEDKYQRTQYSDTEFESIKQKLEDLQQRAKKATILNYVLQEELEVLEQYPTIQENVDKMCNTIKNGLTCSDINEKIYQLVDDYKSFSTSIFDTTERTEKMKYNTVDNPKCIDIDLSTL; the protein is encoded by the exons ATGGCCTCTTCAGAGTCGCGTAAACGTAAACTGGAGGAATACGAAATGCAGCTGTTTAGCTTCCATTCGAGAGCCGTGTATAATACTT TGGAAAATATTGTGGGTGAAAGGATTCATAGCACAATTAAAAAGTTATGCGAAACAATTGAAAAGACatgcaaattaaattccgacAATGTAGCCATACTTAAGACAAATCAAAAGCAGTTAGAAAAAGCGTATTGTAAAGGAGCAAGACCACATTTAGAAAGTATTAAG AATGTTGTTGATAAGTACATTACGGTGCCTAACAATGTTTTATTGGAAGAGGATAAATATCAAAGGACACAGTATAGTGACACAGAATTTGAaagtataaaacaaaaattagaAGACTTGCAACAAAGAGCAAAGAAA GCTACTATTTTAAACTACGTACTACAAGAGGAATTGGAAGTTTTAGAACAATATCCTACTATTCAAGAAAATGTTGATAAAATGTGTAATACGATAAAAAATGGTTTAACGTGTTCTGATATAAATGAGAAGATATATCAATTAGTGGATGATTATAAATCGTTTTCTACAAGTATATTTGATACAACAGAAAGGACAGAAAAGATGAAGTACAATACAGTAGATAATCCAAAGTGCATAGATATTGATTTAAGTACTTTATAA
- the LOC143428791 gene encoding uncharacterized protein LOC143428791 isoform X2 → MQLFSFHSRAVYNTLENIVGERIHSTIKKLCETIEKTCKLNSDNVAILKTNQKQLEKAYCKGARPHLESIKNVVDKYITVPNNVLLEEDKYQRTQYSDTEFESIKQKLEDLQQRAKKATILNYVLQEELEVLEQYPTIQENVDKMCNTIKNGLTCSDINEKIYQLVDDYKSFSTSIFDTTERTEKMKYNTVDNPKCIDIDLSTL, encoded by the exons ATGCAGCTGTTTAGCTTCCATTCGAGAGCCGTGTATAATACTT TGGAAAATATTGTGGGTGAAAGGATTCATAGCACAATTAAAAAGTTATGCGAAACAATTGAAAAGACatgcaaattaaattccgacAATGTAGCCATACTTAAGACAAATCAAAAGCAGTTAGAAAAAGCGTATTGTAAAGGAGCAAGACCACATTTAGAAAGTATTAAG AATGTTGTTGATAAGTACATTACGGTGCCTAACAATGTTTTATTGGAAGAGGATAAATATCAAAGGACACAGTATAGTGACACAGAATTTGAaagtataaaacaaaaattagaAGACTTGCAACAAAGAGCAAAGAAA GCTACTATTTTAAACTACGTACTACAAGAGGAATTGGAAGTTTTAGAACAATATCCTACTATTCAAGAAAATGTTGATAAAATGTGTAATACGATAAAAAATGGTTTAACGTGTTCTGATATAAATGAGAAGATATATCAATTAGTGGATGATTATAAATCGTTTTCTACAAGTATATTTGATACAACAGAAAGGACAGAAAAGATGAAGTACAATACAGTAGATAATCCAAAGTGCATAGATATTGATTTAAGTACTTTATAA